A window of Edaphobacter lichenicola contains these coding sequences:
- a CDS encoding acyltransferase, giving the protein MPIHTYRELKPTPEAEALYRRWLAKLNDEFTRQQSPDRRSEVVRDELYQIYFGRPHGGHIKAVLNSELAMYSLSESFDPRNITLEPEYYGDIDAEQYAIRKPLIWFWQMFDRSPLGLNHWLGFRFRCMLGRHIFRHLGKHVKIFHNVEFTYGYNLTIEDSCTIHKNVLLDDRGAIILHEGTSVSDYANVYSHTHDINNQSNITNKTTELGPRARVTYHATVLAGANIGEDAMLGAMALATKPVPQETVSVGIPAKAKIRKQASVLAAETL; this is encoded by the coding sequence ATGCCAATCCACACCTACCGCGAACTCAAACCCACTCCCGAAGCTGAGGCCCTTTATCGTCGCTGGCTCGCCAAGCTCAACGACGAGTTCACCCGGCAGCAATCGCCCGACCGCCGCTCCGAGGTCGTCCGCGACGAGCTCTACCAGATCTACTTCGGCCGCCCCCACGGCGGGCACATCAAGGCAGTCCTCAACAGCGAACTCGCAATGTACTCCCTCTCCGAGAGCTTCGACCCCCGCAACATCACGCTCGAACCCGAGTACTACGGCGACATCGACGCCGAGCAGTACGCCATCCGTAAGCCGCTCATCTGGTTCTGGCAGATGTTCGACCGCTCCCCCCTCGGCCTCAACCACTGGCTGGGCTTCCGCTTCCGCTGCATGCTGGGCCGCCACATCTTTCGCCACCTCGGCAAGCACGTCAAAATCTTCCACAACGTCGAGTTCACCTACGGCTACAACCTCACCATCGAAGACTCCTGCACCATCCACAAGAATGTCCTGCTCGACGACCGTGGCGCGATCATCCTGCATGAGGGCACCAGCGTCTCCGACTACGCCAACGTCTACTCGCACACCCACGACATCAACAATCAATCGAACATCACCAACAAGACGACCGAGCTGGGCCCCCGCGCCCGCGTCACCTATCACGCCACCGTCCTCGCCGGAGCCAACATCGGCGAAGACGCCATGCTCGGAGCCATGGCACTCGCCACCAAACCCGTGCCCCAGGAGACCGTCTCGGTCGGCATCCCTGCCAAGGCAAAGATCCGCAAGCAGGCCTCCGTCCTCGCCGCCGAAACGCTCTAG
- a CDS encoding MFS transporter, with the protein MLALIVRPALTSLGDLNPGTPAFNLWVGLLFFIPVAIGGVFGLLGGYLTDLLGRRRVLVWSILLYAFSACAASYAASVPELVVFRCTTMIGVSVEYVAALAWLAELFPHPKQRESVLAYTQSFYALGGLMVVGAYYLAVTYAERFPAIRDGHEAWRYTLLSGIIPAIPLIFVRPFLPESPVWREKRSQGTLKRPRIRELFRPALRRTTLITTLLVACSIALGYGALQHTVRIVPGLAEVRNLAPRQVEQTVSNVQMFQELGSLTGRAIFALLVVRVVTQRRRLRICFGPMLIAISWLFFYAATHSLALLRVGVFLATLLFNALHSFWGNYLPRVYPTHLRGTGESFAVNIGGKTIGVSAALATTQLANVMPGSGAGARLAYSAGTVALLACVAGLIGSFWLPEPKGEQLPD; encoded by the coding sequence ATGCTGGCGCTAATTGTGCGGCCCGCGCTGACCAGTCTCGGAGACCTGAACCCGGGGACTCCAGCGTTCAACCTCTGGGTCGGGCTGTTGTTCTTTATTCCCGTTGCGATTGGTGGCGTCTTCGGGCTCCTCGGTGGTTATCTGACGGATCTTCTTGGCCGCCGCCGCGTGCTGGTTTGGAGCATCTTGCTCTATGCCTTCTCGGCGTGCGCGGCAAGTTATGCCGCTTCGGTGCCGGAGCTCGTGGTCTTTCGCTGCACTACGATGATCGGCGTGAGCGTCGAATATGTGGCAGCGCTCGCGTGGCTGGCGGAGCTGTTCCCCCATCCGAAACAGCGGGAGTCCGTCCTGGCCTACACCCAGTCCTTCTACGCATTAGGAGGCCTGATGGTAGTAGGCGCCTATTACCTCGCCGTCACCTACGCGGAACGATTCCCCGCCATCCGCGACGGCCATGAGGCCTGGCGTTACACTCTGCTCTCCGGAATCATTCCTGCGATTCCGCTGATCTTCGTTCGGCCATTCCTGCCCGAATCGCCGGTCTGGCGAGAGAAGAGATCCCAGGGAACTTTAAAGCGGCCCCGCATCCGGGAGCTCTTCCGCCCCGCACTACGAAGGACCACCCTGATCACCACATTATTGGTGGCGTGTTCTATTGCCCTGGGGTATGGAGCGCTACAGCATACCGTTCGCATTGTCCCCGGGCTTGCCGAAGTGCGAAATCTCGCACCGCGACAGGTAGAGCAAACGGTTAGCAATGTGCAAATGTTTCAAGAGCTCGGCAGCCTGACTGGCCGCGCGATCTTCGCCCTGCTGGTCGTCCGAGTCGTGACGCAACGCCGTCGCCTGCGCATCTGCTTTGGGCCAATGCTGATTGCTATCTCGTGGCTTTTTTTCTATGCGGCAACGCACAGCCTGGCTTTACTCCGGGTTGGAGTTTTCCTCGCCACCCTGCTCTTTAACGCGCTCCACAGCTTTTGGGGAAACTATTTGCCCAGAGTTTATCCAACACATTTGCGAGGCACAGGCGAGAGTTTCGCGGTGAACATCGGAGGCAAGACCATCGGGGTCTCTGCCGCTCTCGCCACAACCCAGCTCGCCAACGTGATGCCCGGCTCAGGTGCAGGCGCTCGCCTTGCCTATTCAGCTGGCACCGTCGCGCTGCTGGCCTGTGTGGCCGGCTTGATCGGAAGTTTCTGGTTGCCTGAGCCCAAAGGTGAGCAACTGCCCGACTGA
- a CDS encoding TetR/AcrR family transcriptional regulator: MSTTPSTRDHLLAVGLERLRSTGYTATGVKEVLDLAKVPKGSFYHYFPSKEEFAVEVFHLYAKGEAERTARVLGARKVAPLKRLRLYFEELISVYGQGGEISGCLMGSLSLEVADHSPRMRSELQGVFAVWQKGIADVLREAIQRGDLAKSMQPDALAAFLLNSYEGSLIRMKAEKSDRPLENFLHFAFDVLLKK, encoded by the coding sequence ATGAGCACTACCCCCTCAACTCGCGATCATCTGCTTGCGGTGGGGCTCGAACGGCTTCGTTCGACCGGGTATACCGCGACCGGGGTGAAGGAGGTGCTTGATCTGGCAAAGGTGCCGAAGGGCTCGTTCTATCACTACTTTCCGAGCAAGGAAGAGTTTGCCGTGGAGGTGTTTCATCTTTACGCGAAGGGCGAGGCGGAGAGGACGGCGCGGGTGCTTGGGGCTCGCAAGGTTGCTCCTTTGAAGCGGCTGCGGCTATATTTCGAGGAGTTGATCTCGGTCTATGGGCAGGGCGGCGAGATCAGCGGATGTTTGATGGGGAGCCTGAGCCTGGAGGTGGCGGACCACAGCCCCAGGATGCGGTCGGAGCTGCAGGGGGTCTTTGCGGTCTGGCAGAAGGGCATCGCGGATGTGCTGCGGGAGGCGATTCAGCGGGGGGATCTGGCGAAGTCTATGCAGCCGGATGCGCTGGCGGCGTTTCTGCTGAACAGCTATGAGGGGTCGCTGATACGGATGAAGGCGGAGAAGAGTGACAGGCCGCTCGAGAACTTCCTTCACTTTGCGTTTGATGTTTTGTTGAAGAAGTAG
- the moaA gene encoding GTP 3',8-cyclase MoaA — MIGDGNTAILELEEQAIQFPGRLRDKFGRSITDLRVSVTDRCNYKCVYCRTGNEGAQFTELSIEDYLRMVRVFVSLGVEKIRLTGGEPLLRSGLVEMVRELAEMRTAFLPDGSLAGDLGNPLDIALTTNGHLLEGLAQPLKDAGLNRVTVSMDAVDAETFSAITRVPRSYEKVLAGVRKAQSVGLGPVKVNCVLLRGFNDGQIEQFAEFSRREGLIVRFIEWMPLEEDRSWKRESVVSMDEIVERLNAFRPLVELTPHAASETAKRFTFDDGLGEIGIIAPVSRPFCGHCSRVRLTSDGKIRTCLFSQSDHDLYGEMVRGGTDEELAAYIRRIVMRKEARHHIGEPGFEKPSRSMVHIGG, encoded by the coding sequence ATGATTGGCGATGGAAATACCGCGATTCTGGAGCTGGAAGAGCAGGCTATTCAGTTTCCGGGACGGCTACGAGACAAGTTTGGCAGGTCCATCACTGACCTGCGTGTCTCGGTGACTGACCGCTGCAACTACAAGTGCGTCTATTGCCGGACTGGGAACGAAGGAGCGCAGTTCACCGAACTCTCAATTGAAGACTACCTGCGGATGGTCCGGGTCTTCGTCTCATTGGGAGTGGAGAAGATAAGGCTGACCGGCGGAGAACCTCTGTTGCGGTCGGGCCTGGTGGAGATGGTTCGCGAACTGGCCGAGATGCGGACGGCATTCCTGCCGGATGGAAGCCTGGCCGGCGATCTTGGCAATCCGTTGGACATCGCCCTGACCACGAACGGGCATCTGCTGGAGGGACTGGCCCAGCCGCTGAAGGATGCGGGGCTGAATCGTGTGACGGTTAGCATGGATGCGGTGGATGCGGAGACCTTCAGCGCGATCACACGCGTTCCGCGGAGCTATGAAAAGGTGCTGGCGGGAGTTCGTAAGGCTCAATCGGTGGGGCTGGGACCGGTAAAGGTGAACTGCGTGCTGCTGCGCGGGTTCAATGATGGACAGATCGAGCAGTTCGCGGAGTTCTCGCGGCGTGAGGGACTGATCGTTCGGTTCATCGAGTGGATGCCTCTGGAGGAAGACCGAAGCTGGAAGAGGGAGTCTGTCGTTTCGATGGACGAGATTGTGGAGCGGCTGAATGCGTTCCGTCCCCTGGTGGAGCTGACTCCGCATGCGGCTAGCGAGACGGCGAAGCGGTTCACCTTTGACGATGGCTTGGGGGAGATAGGCATAATTGCGCCGGTGTCGCGCCCCTTCTGCGGGCATTGCAGCCGCGTGAGACTGACCTCGGATGGGAAGATACGGACTTGTCTGTTTTCGCAGAGCGACCACGACCTGTATGGCGAGATGGTGCGGGGCGGAACGGATGAGGAGCTGGCTGCGTACATTCGCAGGATCGTGATGCGGAAGGAAGCACGTCATCACATCGGCGAGCCGGGTTTTGAAAAGCCATCGCGCAGTATGGTTCATATCGGCGGATGA
- a CDS encoding site-2 protease family protein — MNQEVVLIVFQVVVLVLAFSIHESAHAWTAWRLGDPTAKMLGRVTLNPLKHLDPFGSVLFPIIGLVYGGMLFGWAKPTPVTARNFKNYKRDDILVSLAGPASNLLSATVALCLLILIKHAVAGGSVAVITAMALAHHYPGVSTENLPQLFPIALFLYYVILLNLILFVFNLIPVPPLDGSHILRHFLPYRALQVYDRIGMFGMIFIMLIGGSFIFRIFLTPLQIAFDTFLFSH, encoded by the coding sequence ATGAATCAGGAAGTTGTCCTCATCGTCTTTCAGGTCGTCGTTCTGGTCCTGGCGTTCAGCATCCACGAGTCGGCCCACGCCTGGACCGCCTGGCGTCTCGGCGATCCCACCGCCAAGATGCTCGGACGCGTCACGCTCAACCCCCTCAAGCACCTCGACCCCTTCGGCTCCGTCCTCTTTCCCATCATTGGTTTGGTGTATGGCGGTATGCTCTTCGGCTGGGCGAAACCTACTCCAGTTACTGCTCGCAACTTTAAAAACTACAAACGCGACGACATCTTGGTTTCTCTGGCAGGTCCAGCCAGCAATCTTCTCTCTGCGACGGTCGCTCTGTGCCTGCTCATCCTCATTAAGCACGCAGTGGCGGGTGGAAGCGTCGCTGTCATTACCGCAATGGCGCTAGCGCATCACTATCCAGGAGTCTCCACAGAAAATCTCCCGCAGTTATTTCCCATCGCGCTCTTCCTCTATTACGTCATTCTCCTTAACCTCATACTTTTCGTCTTCAATCTCATTCCAGTTCCGCCCCTCGATGGCAGCCATATCCTCCGACACTTCCTCCCCTACAGAGCGCTCCAGGTCTACGATCGCATCGGGATGTTCGGCATGATATTCATCATGCTGATTGGTGGCAGCTTCATCTTCCGTATCTTCCTTACCCCACTTCAGATAGCGTTCGACACCTTCCTCTTCAGCCATTAG
- a CDS encoding GGDEF domain-containing protein: MDHLRVFHDVARALTSSLELEEILGAIMNKMAQFFGPERWSLLMVDDKSGELYYAIAVGENAESLKGLRVPMGEGVAGWVAATGNPLVVPDVALDPHWSAFANKHPDLKIQSIACVPVRSGDKTLGVIQLLNSKLDLLSEHSISFLRILCDYAAIAIQNARSMTLIQELTITDDVTGLFNARHLYTMLEEEVARGQVFSLMFVDLDHFKSVNDTHGHLIGSRLLAEIGGLMRRSLGPNNAAFRYGGDEFVALLPGMGKAAASGTTMALCEDLRSSRFLEGAGLSLSLSGSFGLASYPEDGNTVQTILRAADTMMYEAKKTRDNVAVAGKGMIGRAETAKPVGSRREVSGMFLERDSIPRN; the protein is encoded by the coding sequence ATGGATCACCTTCGCGTGTTCCATGACGTTGCGCGCGCGCTGACTTCGAGCCTCGAACTGGAAGAGATTCTGGGGGCCATCATGAACAAAATGGCCCAGTTCTTCGGACCCGAGCGCTGGTCGCTGCTGATGGTGGATGATAAGTCAGGCGAACTGTACTACGCGATTGCGGTAGGAGAGAACGCTGAGAGCCTCAAGGGGCTGCGGGTACCGATGGGGGAAGGAGTTGCCGGTTGGGTGGCGGCAACGGGAAATCCTCTGGTAGTGCCGGACGTGGCTCTTGATCCGCACTGGTCCGCGTTTGCGAATAAGCATCCTGACCTGAAGATCCAGTCGATTGCCTGCGTGCCGGTGCGATCCGGGGACAAGACACTGGGCGTGATTCAACTGCTGAATAGCAAGCTCGACCTGCTGTCGGAGCATTCGATCTCCTTTCTGCGAATTCTGTGCGACTACGCGGCGATCGCGATTCAGAACGCCCGGTCGATGACACTGATTCAGGAGTTGACCATCACAGATGACGTGACGGGACTTTTTAATGCACGGCACCTGTACACCATGCTCGAAGAAGAAGTGGCTCGGGGGCAGGTATTTAGTTTGATGTTCGTCGATCTGGATCACTTCAAGTCGGTGAATGACACCCATGGCCATCTGATTGGAAGCCGGCTGCTGGCGGAGATTGGCGGGTTGATGAGGCGGAGCCTGGGGCCGAACAACGCGGCGTTTCGCTATGGGGGGGATGAGTTTGTCGCACTGCTGCCGGGGATGGGGAAGGCAGCGGCAAGCGGGACCACGATGGCGCTGTGCGAGGATCTGAGGTCGTCACGCTTTCTGGAGGGTGCAGGGCTTTCGCTCAGCCTCTCGGGAAGCTTTGGGCTGGCGAGCTATCCCGAGGACGGGAATACGGTTCAGACGATTCTGCGGGCGGCCGATACGATGATGTATGAGGCCAAGAAGACGCGGGATAACGTCGCGGTGGCGGGCAAGGGTATGATCGGACGCGCTGAGACGGCCAAACCCGTCGGTTCGCGTCGGGAAGTCTCGGGAATGTTCCTCGAGCGAGACTCCATTCCTCGCAACTAG
- a CDS encoding SIMPL domain-containing protein, whose translation MTILRLAFVALAAAFLATTAATVSAQTIQVNKENRTIAITATDKVLVLADVATLHIGFIAYGPDSDSAYAAGSRASNAIVKALTSAGIPNDSIGSENQNVSPVQEYQIDKLTPAEKAQRKFQVTQSWTVRTNANDAAKVLDLAVKAGANQSGQIDWSLKDENAPQSEAAAKALQRARVVAEEMAKGLNAKLGTLLYASNETQAEPPRPLMRAGVAGMAMDQKVAPLAINPRQIEKTATVYAVFAIE comes from the coding sequence ATGACCATCCTCCGCCTCGCCTTCGTCGCCCTCGCCGCCGCCTTCCTGGCCACAACGGCCGCAACTGTCTCCGCCCAGACCATTCAGGTCAACAAGGAAAATCGCACCATCGCGATCACAGCCACCGACAAGGTCCTCGTCCTCGCCGACGTCGCCACCCTCCACATCGGCTTCATCGCCTACGGCCCGGACAGCGACTCTGCCTACGCCGCCGGCTCCCGCGCCTCCAACGCCATCGTCAAGGCCCTCACCTCCGCCGGCATCCCCAACGACTCCATTGGGAGCGAAAATCAAAACGTCTCCCCGGTGCAGGAGTATCAGATCGACAAGCTCACCCCAGCCGAGAAGGCCCAGCGCAAGTTCCAGGTCACCCAGAGCTGGACCGTCCGGACCAACGCCAACGACGCCGCCAAAGTCCTCGATCTCGCTGTAAAAGCCGGGGCGAACCAATCCGGACAGATCGACTGGAGCCTCAAGGACGAGAACGCTCCACAGTCCGAAGCCGCAGCCAAAGCGCTCCAGCGCGCCCGAGTCGTCGCCGAAGAGATGGCAAAAGGACTCAACGCAAAACTTGGCACACTCCTCTACGCCAGCAACGAAACCCAGGCGGAACCGCCGCGTCCCCTCATGCGTGCTGGGGTCGCGGGAATGGCAATGGACCAGAAGGTCGCTCCTCTCGCCATCAATCCACGCCAGATAGAAAAAACCGCAACCGTCTATGCCGTCTTCGCCATAGAATAG
- a CDS encoding class I SAM-dependent methyltransferase — translation MEHNEPGATGGPPGQAYLLDNAGREASARFSALAAMLDPGTIRHLEERGVSSGWHCLEVGGGGGSVATWLAARVGPAGHVLVTDIDPRFLESLQALNLEVRRHDIATDPLPEAAFDLVHSRLVLLHLPEREKALARMVAALKPGGWLVDEEFDSSIDLVSSAYPEEVYSKTYVAMARTMDSRGVDRRFGRRLFGRLRAHGLVDVNAEGRTFMWHSGSSGVSLLRSNYEQLRSTMIDAGYITEADFNQDLAGLDDPGFMMPSPILWTAWGRRP, via the coding sequence ATGGAACACAACGAACCAGGTGCCACTGGAGGTCCTCCAGGCCAGGCCTACCTGCTCGATAATGCCGGCAGAGAGGCTTCTGCGCGATTCTCCGCGCTCGCAGCGATGTTGGATCCGGGAACCATCCGTCATCTGGAGGAACGCGGCGTCAGCTCCGGCTGGCACTGCCTGGAGGTCGGCGGCGGTGGCGGCTCCGTCGCTACCTGGCTCGCTGCCCGCGTGGGTCCTGCCGGACACGTCCTTGTTACCGATATTGACCCGCGCTTCCTTGAATCCTTACAGGCCCTCAACCTCGAGGTGCGCCGGCATGATATTGCCACCGATCCGTTGCCCGAGGCCGCCTTTGATCTCGTGCATTCGCGCCTGGTGTTGTTGCATCTTCCGGAACGCGAAAAAGCCCTGGCCCGCATGGTCGCCGCTCTGAAGCCGGGAGGTTGGCTCGTCGACGAAGAGTTCGACAGCTCCATCGATCTGGTTTCATCTGCATATCCCGAAGAGGTTTATTCAAAGACATACGTTGCGATGGCGCGGACCATGGATAGCCGTGGAGTTGATCGGAGATTCGGACGCCGGCTCTTTGGACGGCTGCGCGCCCATGGACTTGTTGACGTAAACGCAGAGGGGCGTACTTTCATGTGGCACAGCGGATCCTCGGGAGTCTCTCTTCTGCGGTCGAACTATGAACAGCTTCGCAGTACGATGATCGATGCCGGTTACATCACGGAGGCAGACTTCAATCAAGACCTCGCTGGCCTGGACGATCCGGGCTTCATGATGCCATCGCCGATCCTCTGGACGGCTTGGGGACGTCGGCCTTAG